A stretch of Ipomoea triloba cultivar NCNSP0323 chromosome 11, ASM357664v1 DNA encodes these proteins:
- the LOC115996472 gene encoding putative UPF0481 protein At3g02645, with protein sequence MASSNQLKNRAQNSNYDENKWVMRILKVLDQESEEEEIDLTVTIFGVPKTLMAYHPESYLPQRVAIGPYHNTHPELHEMERHKIDAAKIFQKQLKTIKLHSLVEELMKVESRIRLSYDRELMNLRTETLAWMMAVDASFLLEFLKVYAVKEGKLKAAMISSRMSHLVDLAGKKSSHNALLRDIIMLENQIPLFVLRKMLEPQCPSKEESDELLLTMLMALSKDLSPFKMAHDSNSNSAVVQIDEATHLLGYLFESIVPEMEGREHVEIAIDGCEKKDGEKEDFLKNSGYVKAAFSQVWAILSKINKGPARALKRLSSLAPVKTVLLMPWNAITKLPGINTLRAPIEGVFSFSCCRKPEAGGEKSDDSKGHPDKPPSIEQITIPSVTQLAHAGVRFVPTNKGILSVEFDPKTVTLYLPVVCLDINSEVVLRNLVAYEACIAKGPLVLARYTEFMNGIVDTAEDVKFLREKGIILNHLKSDCEVANLWNGMNRSVRLTKVAFLDKVIDNVNKYYSCRWNVKTKRFMKSYIFGSWQFLTILATIVLLSLMFLQSFCSVYTCSRFFNDVTITDAH encoded by the coding sequence ATGGCCTCCTCAAATCAATTGAAAAACAGAGCCCAAAACTCAAATTATGACGAGAATAAATGGGTTATGCGCATCCTAAAAGTTCTTGATCAGGAGTCCGAGGAGGAAGAGATTGACCTGACCGTCACCATTTTCGGGGTGCCCAAAACCCTTATGGCGTATCATCCCGAGAGTTATCTCCCACAAAGAGTAGCCATAGGGCCCTACCACAATACCCACCCGGAGCTCCATGAAATGGAGCGCCACAAGATTGATGCGGCCAAGATTTTCCAGAAACAGCTCAAAACCATAAAGCTGCACAGTCTGGTAGAGGAGCTGATGAAAGTGGAGTCCAGGATTAGGCTTTCCTATGACAGAGAGCTGATGAATCTTAGGACGGAGACGCTGGCGTGGATGATGGCGGTGGACGCCTCGTTCTTGCTGGAGTTTCTCAAGGTTTATGCGGTTAAAGAGGGGAAGCTTAAGGCGGCCATGATTTCGTCCAGGATGTCGCATTTGGTTGACCTGGCGGGGAAGAAATCGTCGCATAATGCGTTGCTTAGAGATATTATTATGCTTGAGAATCAAATCCCATTGTTTGTTCTTAGAAAAATGCTGGAACCGCAGTGCCCATCAAAGGAGGAGTCTGATGAGTTGCTTCTCACTATGTTAATGGCGTTGTCCAAAGATCTTTCCCCGTTCAAGATGGCTCAtgattccaattccaattccgCCGTTGTTCAAATCGACGAGGCTACTCATCTTCTGGGCTACCTGTTCGAGTCGATTGTCCCGGAAATGGAAGGCCGTGAGCACGTAGAGATAGCCATTGATGGATGTGAGAAGAAAGATGGAGAAAAGGAGGATTTCTTGAAGAATTCAGGTTATGTCAAGGCTGCTTTCAGCCAGGTCTGGGCTATCCTTTCTAAGATAAACAAAGGCCCCGCTAGAGCTTTAAAGAGACTATCGTCTCTGGCTCCGGTGAAAACGGTGCTGTTAATGCCGTGGAACGCCATCACCAAGCTTCCGGGGATAAACACCTTGAGGGCTCCGATCGAGGGcgtgttttccttttcctgctGCCGGAAACCGGAGGCCGGCGGCGAGAAATCCGACGACTCAAAAGGCCACCCCGACAAGCCCCCATCGATCGAGCAAATCACAATCCCTTCCGTCACCCAGCTCGCCCACGCCGGCGTCCGTTTCGTCCCGACCAACAAAGGAATCCTCAGCGTCGAATTCGACCCCAAAACAGTCACGCTCTATCTCCCCGTCGTCTGCCTCGACATAAACTCCGAGGTGGTCCTGCGCAACCTCGTCGCGTACGAGGCCTGCATCGCCAAAGGCCCATTAGTCCTCGCGCGCTACACGGAGTTCATGAACGGGATCGTGGACACGGCCGAGGACGTCAAGTTTCTGAGAGAGAAAGGGATCATTTTGAACCACCTGAAGAGCGATTGTGAGGTGGCGAATTTGTGGAATGGAATGAACAGATCTGTTAGGTTGACCAAAGTGGCGTTCTTGGATAAAGTGATTGACAATGTGAACAAGTATTACAGTTGCAGGTGGAATGTGAAGACGAAGAGATTCATGAAGTCATACATATTTGGTTCGTGGCAGTTCCTCACCATCTTGGCTACTATTGTGCTCTTGTCGCTGATGTTCTTGCAGTCTTTCTGCTCTGTTTATACTTGCTCTCGCTTTTTCAATGATGTTACCATCACGGATGCACACTAA